CGAATGTATAATTCGGGCATGAAACATATTCAAACAAGTAACCTACTTTGTGGTTAAATATATATCTTGGGATACCAAAAAGAGTACTACTTACCACGCGGAATCCCACGGGCCGTTGGATTATTGGCTGGGCGGAGGTTGCGTAGGGTCAAATGAGCATGGAAGTTGGAAAGTTCCGCAAACTGTAAAATTCTTGAGCACAGGCACATGTCAAATTATTCCTCTTCTTACAGTCCAGATGATGATCCATTTTAACAAACTAGCGGTGTCATTGCTCGGCCAGCCCCACCCCAGGAGGACACTTGGAGCAGCAGATGTGTGTTTGGCGGACAGCGATCCTTGAGAGTACCAGGGCCCATAAAGTGCGAGTGACAAAAGTAGACCGGACAACAAGTGGTAGTGAGCTGAGCTGCATAATAAAATTAGTAAGAATTAATACTAAAACTGAGGACCTATAAATGCTTACTTTCGGAAGAGATTTCCGACGGGCATGGTCGCATGGGAGAACCGGTGGACAAATATCGTCTCTAGCTCACGTTTGAGAAAGTGAAGCATGACCAACGTGTATGCAACACTAAACAGAGAATTATTTAGGATGCAGATAAAATTAGTGCTAATTTGTCGACGCGTACGTTTGCAGTTGGCTATGTTGTACGTCTTTCCCGTAGATGAGCTTCGGTAGAtgatataccactggatggATCAAGAGCGGACCAATCTAATGACATGTCAGAATAAGGTTGCCTCAGGGAtacatatactcacatattcAACAATAAAGACCGTTCGGTAGCTGACTTGTGTACCGAGATCCTTGACATAGAGTG
The nucleotide sequence above comes from Rhizoctonia solani chromosome 3, complete sequence. Encoded proteins:
- a CDS encoding 3-oxo-5-alpha-steroid 4-dehydrogenase, with product MVSVKLQAASSRPLAIAKNLPSTLEFPGKTLETITIGEIKQAIAKQCPQFYTDRQRITASAPVKTTDKNAKVARPKALADKTTLQEAGLDASSNTLYVKDLGTQVSYRTVFIVEYIGPLLIHPVVYHLPKLIYGKDVQHSQLQTVAYTLVMLHFLKRELETIFVHRFSHATMPVGNLFRNSAHYHLLSGLLLSLALYGPWYSQGSLSAKHTSAAPSVLLGWGWPSNDTASLLKWIIIWTFAELSNFHAHLTLRNLRPANNPTARGIPRGYLFEYVSCPNYTFEILAWIAFTFMTKSWASLIFIIAGTTPMVIWAIKKHKAYRREFGSEYPRNRKIIVPFLF